Proteins encoded together in one Drosophila albomicans strain 15112-1751.03 chromosome 2R, ASM965048v2, whole genome shotgun sequence window:
- the LOC117576950 gene encoding two pore potassium channel protein sup-9 isoform X6, translating into MQAFGVSSIYSESLSALQQAVKNNFVKKYNAGPQWKFAGAFYFATVVLAMIGYGHSTPTTVAGKLFTMCYAMVGIPLGLVMFQSIGERLNKFASVIIRRAKRASGARCTDATEMNLMLATGMLSSIIITTGAAVFSRYEGWSYFDSFYYCFVTLTTIGFGDYVALQNDQALTNKPGYVALSLVFILFGLAVVAASINLLVLRFMTMQAEDAKRDEQDAQNIAAGNQPLTFDDDSTYNMHGKLLENNYTTENDETVSLCSCTCMGGTRCLNHEQFVDPDFQPMDIIESTLCLKRASV; encoded by the exons ATGCAAGCTTTTGGAGTTTCATCGATTTATTCAGAGTCCTTGTCAGCTTTGCAGCAGG CGGTGAAGAATAATTTCGTTAAGAAATACAAT GCGGGACCTCAGTGGAAATTCGCTGGcgcattttattttgccaCTGTAGTGCTGGCAATGATTG GCTATGGACATTCCACACCGACTACAGTGGCTGGGAAACTATTTACAATGTGCTATGCTATG GTGGGCATCCCATTGGGTCTTGTAATGTTCCAGTCGATCGGCGAACGACTTAACAAGTTTGCTTCTGTGATCATTAGACGAGCGAAGCGAGCAAGTGGAGCACGTTGTACGGATGCCACTGAAATGAATCTTATGCTAGCCACTGGCATGTTGTCCTCAATTATTATTACGACGGGAGCTGCAGTCTTCTCGCGCTACGAGGGCTGGAGTTACTTTGATAGTTTCTATTATTGCTTTGTGACATTGACCACAATTGGGTTTGGCGACTATGTGGCTTTGCAAAATGATCAAGCGCTAACTAATAAGCCAGGATATGTTGCTCTTAGTTTGGTGTTCATTCTCTTTGGCCTAGCAGTAGTTGCTGCTAGTATTAATCTTCTGGTGCTGCGATTCATGACTAT GCAAGCTGAGGATGCTAAGAGGGACGAACAGGATGCCCAAAATATAGCAGCAGGAAATCAACCACTCACTTTCGATGACGATTCCACATACAACATGCATGGCAAGTTGCTCGAAAACAATTACACCACCGAAAATGATGAGACGGTTTCCCTTTGCTCTTGTACCTGCATGGGGGGCACGCGATGTCTGAATCATGAGCAGTTTGTTGATCCCGATTTTCAGCCAATGGACATTATTGAGAGCACACTCTGTTTGAAACGTGCATCCGTTTGA
- the LOC117576950 gene encoding two pore potassium channel protein sup-9 isoform X4: MLIESYRDTALEFVVHCAMKRQNVRTLSLVVCTFTYLLIGAAVFDSLESQTEAKRWEFLQAVKNNFVKKYNAGPQWKFAGAFYFATVVLAMIGYGHSTPTTVAGKLFTMCYAMVGIPLGLVMFQSIGERLNKFASVIIRRAKRASGARCTDATEMNLMLATGMLSSIIITTGAAVFSRYEGWSYFDSFYYCFVTLTTIGFGDYVALQNDQALTNKPGYVALSLVFILFGLAVVAASINLLVLRFMTMQAEDAKRDEQDAQNIAAGNQPLTFDDDSTYNMHGKLLENNYTTENDETVSLCSCTCMGGTRCLNHEQFVDPDFQPMDIIESTLCLKRASV; the protein is encoded by the exons atgctaattGAGTCATACCGCGATACTGCTTTAGAATTTGTTGTCCATTGCGCCATGAAGCGTCAAAACGTAAGAACACTGTCGCTTGTGGTATGCACATTTACCTATTTGCTCATTGGCGCGGCAGTCTTTGACTCGCTTGAATCACAAACTGAAGCAAAGCGTTGGGAATTTTTGCAAG CGGTGAAGAATAATTTCGTTAAGAAATACAAT GCGGGACCTCAGTGGAAATTCGCTGGcgcattttattttgccaCTGTAGTGCTGGCAATGATTG GCTATGGACATTCCACACCGACTACAGTGGCTGGGAAACTATTTACAATGTGCTATGCTATG GTGGGCATCCCATTGGGTCTTGTAATGTTCCAGTCGATCGGCGAACGACTTAACAAGTTTGCTTCTGTGATCATTAGACGAGCGAAGCGAGCAAGTGGAGCACGTTGTACGGATGCCACTGAAATGAATCTTATGCTAGCCACTGGCATGTTGTCCTCAATTATTATTACGACGGGAGCTGCAGTCTTCTCGCGCTACGAGGGCTGGAGTTACTTTGATAGTTTCTATTATTGCTTTGTGACATTGACCACAATTGGGTTTGGCGACTATGTGGCTTTGCAAAATGATCAAGCGCTAACTAATAAGCCAGGATATGTTGCTCTTAGTTTGGTGTTCATTCTCTTTGGCCTAGCAGTAGTTGCTGCTAGTATTAATCTTCTGGTGCTGCGATTCATGACTAT GCAAGCTGAGGATGCTAAGAGGGACGAACAGGATGCCCAAAATATAGCAGCAGGAAATCAACCACTCACTTTCGATGACGATTCCACATACAACATGCATGGCAAGTTGCTCGAAAACAATTACACCACCGAAAATGATGAGACGGTTTCCCTTTGCTCTTGTACCTGCATGGGGGGCACGCGATGTCTGAATCATGAGCAGTTTGTTGATCCCGATTTTCAGCCAATGGACATTATTGAGAGCACACTCTGTTTGAAACGTGCATCCGTTTGA
- the LOC117576950 gene encoding two pore potassium channel protein sup-9 isoform X2 yields MLIESYRDTALEFVVHCAMKRQNVRTLSLVVCTFTYLLIGAAVFDSLESQTEAKRWEFLQVLFTILIIDIGIRIKLCFHAVAVKNNFVKKYNAGPQWKFAGAFYFATVVLAMIGYGHSTPTTVAGKLFTMCYAMVGIPLGLVMFQSIGERLNKFASVIIRRAKRASGARCTDATEMNLMLATGMLSSIIITTGAAVFSRYEGWSYFDSFYYCFVTLTTIGFGDYVALQNDQALTNKPGYVALSLVFILFGLAVVAASINLLVLRFMTMQAEDAKRDEQDAQNIAAGNQPLTFDDDSTYNMHGKLLENNYTTENDETVSLCSCTCMGGTRCLNHEQFVDPDFQPMDIIESTLCLKRASV; encoded by the exons atgctaattGAGTCATACCGCGATACTGCTTTAGAATTTGTTGTCCATTGCGCCATGAAGCGTCAAAACGTAAGAACACTGTCGCTTGTGGTATGCACATTTACCTATTTGCTCATTGGCGCGGCAGTCTTTGACTCGCTTGAATCACAAACTGAAGCAAAGCGTTGGGAATTTTTGCAAG TACTTTTTACAATATTGATAATTGATATTGGAATTCGCATCAAACTTTGTTTTCATGCCGTAGCGGTGAAGAATAATTTCGTTAAGAAATACAAT GCGGGACCTCAGTGGAAATTCGCTGGcgcattttattttgccaCTGTAGTGCTGGCAATGATTG GCTATGGACATTCCACACCGACTACAGTGGCTGGGAAACTATTTACAATGTGCTATGCTATG GTGGGCATCCCATTGGGTCTTGTAATGTTCCAGTCGATCGGCGAACGACTTAACAAGTTTGCTTCTGTGATCATTAGACGAGCGAAGCGAGCAAGTGGAGCACGTTGTACGGATGCCACTGAAATGAATCTTATGCTAGCCACTGGCATGTTGTCCTCAATTATTATTACGACGGGAGCTGCAGTCTTCTCGCGCTACGAGGGCTGGAGTTACTTTGATAGTTTCTATTATTGCTTTGTGACATTGACCACAATTGGGTTTGGCGACTATGTGGCTTTGCAAAATGATCAAGCGCTAACTAATAAGCCAGGATATGTTGCTCTTAGTTTGGTGTTCATTCTCTTTGGCCTAGCAGTAGTTGCTGCTAGTATTAATCTTCTGGTGCTGCGATTCATGACTAT GCAAGCTGAGGATGCTAAGAGGGACGAACAGGATGCCCAAAATATAGCAGCAGGAAATCAACCACTCACTTTCGATGACGATTCCACATACAACATGCATGGCAAGTTGCTCGAAAACAATTACACCACCGAAAATGATGAGACGGTTTCCCTTTGCTCTTGTACCTGCATGGGGGGCACGCGATGTCTGAATCATGAGCAGTTTGTTGATCCCGATTTTCAGCCAATGGACATTATTGAGAGCACACTCTGTTTGAAACGTGCATCCGTTTGA
- the LOC117576950 gene encoding two pore potassium channel protein sup-9 isoform X5 — MQAFGVSSIYSESLSALQQAVKNNFVKKYNVSTEDYRMIEIVIIENKPHKAGPQWKFAGAFYFATVVLAMIGYGHSTPTTVAGKLFTMCYAMVGIPLGLVMFQSIGERLNKFASVIIRRAKRASGARCTDATEMNLMLATGMLSSIIITTGAAVFSRYEGWSYFDSFYYCFVTLTTIGFGDYVALQNDQALTNKPGYVALSLVFILFGLAVVAASINLLVLRFMTMQAEDAKRDEQDAQNIAAGNQPLTFDDDSTYNMHGKLLENNYTTENDETVSLCSCTCMGGTRCLNHEQFVDPDFQPMDIIESTLCLKRASV, encoded by the exons ATGCAAGCTTTTGGAGTTTCATCGATTTATTCAGAGTCCTTGTCAGCTTTGCAGCAGG CGGTGAAGAATAATTTCGTTAAGAAATACAATGTGAGTACAGAAGACTACCGGATGATCGAAATAGTAATAATTGAGAACAAACCACACAAGGCGGGACCTCAGTGGAAATTCGCTGGcgcattttattttgccaCTGTAGTGCTGGCAATGATTG GCTATGGACATTCCACACCGACTACAGTGGCTGGGAAACTATTTACAATGTGCTATGCTATG GTGGGCATCCCATTGGGTCTTGTAATGTTCCAGTCGATCGGCGAACGACTTAACAAGTTTGCTTCTGTGATCATTAGACGAGCGAAGCGAGCAAGTGGAGCACGTTGTACGGATGCCACTGAAATGAATCTTATGCTAGCCACTGGCATGTTGTCCTCAATTATTATTACGACGGGAGCTGCAGTCTTCTCGCGCTACGAGGGCTGGAGTTACTTTGATAGTTTCTATTATTGCTTTGTGACATTGACCACAATTGGGTTTGGCGACTATGTGGCTTTGCAAAATGATCAAGCGCTAACTAATAAGCCAGGATATGTTGCTCTTAGTTTGGTGTTCATTCTCTTTGGCCTAGCAGTAGTTGCTGCTAGTATTAATCTTCTGGTGCTGCGATTCATGACTAT GCAAGCTGAGGATGCTAAGAGGGACGAACAGGATGCCCAAAATATAGCAGCAGGAAATCAACCACTCACTTTCGATGACGATTCCACATACAACATGCATGGCAAGTTGCTCGAAAACAATTACACCACCGAAAATGATGAGACGGTTTCCCTTTGCTCTTGTACCTGCATGGGGGGCACGCGATGTCTGAATCATGAGCAGTTTGTTGATCCCGATTTTCAGCCAATGGACATTATTGAGAGCACACTCTGTTTGAAACGTGCATCCGTTTGA
- the LOC117576950 gene encoding two pore potassium channel protein sup-9 isoform X8, which translates to MCYAMVGIPLGLVMFQSIGERLNKFASVIIRRAKRASGARCTDATEMNLMLATGMLSSIIITTGAAVFSRYEGWSYFDSFYYCFVTLTTIGFGDYVALQNDQALTNKPGYVALSLVFILFGLAVVAASINLLVLRFMTMQAEDAKRDEQDAQNIAAGNQPLTFDDDSTYNMHGKLLENNYTTENDETVSLCSCTCMGGTRCLNHEQFVDPDFQPMDIIESTLCLKRASV; encoded by the exons ATGTGCTATGCTATG GTGGGCATCCCATTGGGTCTTGTAATGTTCCAGTCGATCGGCGAACGACTTAACAAGTTTGCTTCTGTGATCATTAGACGAGCGAAGCGAGCAAGTGGAGCACGTTGTACGGATGCCACTGAAATGAATCTTATGCTAGCCACTGGCATGTTGTCCTCAATTATTATTACGACGGGAGCTGCAGTCTTCTCGCGCTACGAGGGCTGGAGTTACTTTGATAGTTTCTATTATTGCTTTGTGACATTGACCACAATTGGGTTTGGCGACTATGTGGCTTTGCAAAATGATCAAGCGCTAACTAATAAGCCAGGATATGTTGCTCTTAGTTTGGTGTTCATTCTCTTTGGCCTAGCAGTAGTTGCTGCTAGTATTAATCTTCTGGTGCTGCGATTCATGACTAT GCAAGCTGAGGATGCTAAGAGGGACGAACAGGATGCCCAAAATATAGCAGCAGGAAATCAACCACTCACTTTCGATGACGATTCCACATACAACATGCATGGCAAGTTGCTCGAAAACAATTACACCACCGAAAATGATGAGACGGTTTCCCTTTGCTCTTGTACCTGCATGGGGGGCACGCGATGTCTGAATCATGAGCAGTTTGTTGATCCCGATTTTCAGCCAATGGACATTATTGAGAGCACACTCTGTTTGAAACGTGCATCCGTTTGA
- the LOC117576950 gene encoding two pore potassium channel protein sup-9 isoform X7 has translation MQAFGVSSIYSESLSALQQGYGHSTPTTVAGKLFTMCYAMVGIPLGLVMFQSIGERLNKFASVIIRRAKRASGARCTDATEMNLMLATGMLSSIIITTGAAVFSRYEGWSYFDSFYYCFVTLTTIGFGDYVALQNDQALTNKPGYVALSLVFILFGLAVVAASINLLVLRFMTMQAEDAKRDEQDAQNIAAGNQPLTFDDDSTYNMHGKLLENNYTTENDETVSLCSCTCMGGTRCLNHEQFVDPDFQPMDIIESTLCLKRASV, from the exons ATGCAAGCTTTTGGAGTTTCATCGATTTATTCAGAGTCCTTGTCAGCTTTGCAGCAGG GCTATGGACATTCCACACCGACTACAGTGGCTGGGAAACTATTTACAATGTGCTATGCTATG GTGGGCATCCCATTGGGTCTTGTAATGTTCCAGTCGATCGGCGAACGACTTAACAAGTTTGCTTCTGTGATCATTAGACGAGCGAAGCGAGCAAGTGGAGCACGTTGTACGGATGCCACTGAAATGAATCTTATGCTAGCCACTGGCATGTTGTCCTCAATTATTATTACGACGGGAGCTGCAGTCTTCTCGCGCTACGAGGGCTGGAGTTACTTTGATAGTTTCTATTATTGCTTTGTGACATTGACCACAATTGGGTTTGGCGACTATGTGGCTTTGCAAAATGATCAAGCGCTAACTAATAAGCCAGGATATGTTGCTCTTAGTTTGGTGTTCATTCTCTTTGGCCTAGCAGTAGTTGCTGCTAGTATTAATCTTCTGGTGCTGCGATTCATGACTAT GCAAGCTGAGGATGCTAAGAGGGACGAACAGGATGCCCAAAATATAGCAGCAGGAAATCAACCACTCACTTTCGATGACGATTCCACATACAACATGCATGGCAAGTTGCTCGAAAACAATTACACCACCGAAAATGATGAGACGGTTTCCCTTTGCTCTTGTACCTGCATGGGGGGCACGCGATGTCTGAATCATGAGCAGTTTGTTGATCCCGATTTTCAGCCAATGGACATTATTGAGAGCACACTCTGTTTGAAACGTGCATCCGTTTGA
- the LOC117576950 gene encoding two pore potassium channel protein sup-9 isoform X3, with the protein MLIESYRDTALEFVVHCAMKRQNVRTLSLVVCTFTYLLIGAAVFDSLESQTEAKRWEFLQAVKNNFVKKYNVSTEDYRMIEIVIIENKPHKAGPQWKFAGAFYFATVVLAMIGYGHSTPTTVAGKLFTMCYAMVGIPLGLVMFQSIGERLNKFASVIIRRAKRASGARCTDATEMNLMLATGMLSSIIITTGAAVFSRYEGWSYFDSFYYCFVTLTTIGFGDYVALQNDQALTNKPGYVALSLVFILFGLAVVAASINLLVLRFMTMQAEDAKRDEQDAQNIAAGNQPLTFDDDSTYNMHGKLLENNYTTENDETVSLCSCTCMGGTRCLNHEQFVDPDFQPMDIIESTLCLKRASV; encoded by the exons atgctaattGAGTCATACCGCGATACTGCTTTAGAATTTGTTGTCCATTGCGCCATGAAGCGTCAAAACGTAAGAACACTGTCGCTTGTGGTATGCACATTTACCTATTTGCTCATTGGCGCGGCAGTCTTTGACTCGCTTGAATCACAAACTGAAGCAAAGCGTTGGGAATTTTTGCAAG CGGTGAAGAATAATTTCGTTAAGAAATACAATGTGAGTACAGAAGACTACCGGATGATCGAAATAGTAATAATTGAGAACAAACCACACAAGGCGGGACCTCAGTGGAAATTCGCTGGcgcattttattttgccaCTGTAGTGCTGGCAATGATTG GCTATGGACATTCCACACCGACTACAGTGGCTGGGAAACTATTTACAATGTGCTATGCTATG GTGGGCATCCCATTGGGTCTTGTAATGTTCCAGTCGATCGGCGAACGACTTAACAAGTTTGCTTCTGTGATCATTAGACGAGCGAAGCGAGCAAGTGGAGCACGTTGTACGGATGCCACTGAAATGAATCTTATGCTAGCCACTGGCATGTTGTCCTCAATTATTATTACGACGGGAGCTGCAGTCTTCTCGCGCTACGAGGGCTGGAGTTACTTTGATAGTTTCTATTATTGCTTTGTGACATTGACCACAATTGGGTTTGGCGACTATGTGGCTTTGCAAAATGATCAAGCGCTAACTAATAAGCCAGGATATGTTGCTCTTAGTTTGGTGTTCATTCTCTTTGGCCTAGCAGTAGTTGCTGCTAGTATTAATCTTCTGGTGCTGCGATTCATGACTAT GCAAGCTGAGGATGCTAAGAGGGACGAACAGGATGCCCAAAATATAGCAGCAGGAAATCAACCACTCACTTTCGATGACGATTCCACATACAACATGCATGGCAAGTTGCTCGAAAACAATTACACCACCGAAAATGATGAGACGGTTTCCCTTTGCTCTTGTACCTGCATGGGGGGCACGCGATGTCTGAATCATGAGCAGTTTGTTGATCCCGATTTTCAGCCAATGGACATTATTGAGAGCACACTCTGTTTGAAACGTGCATCCGTTTGA
- the LOC117576950 gene encoding two pore potassium channel protein sup-9 isoform X1: MLIESYRDTALEFVVHCAMKRQNVRTLSLVVCTFTYLLIGAAVFDSLESQTEAKRWEFLQVLFTILIIDIGIRIKLCFHAVAVKNNFVKKYNVSTEDYRMIEIVIIENKPHKAGPQWKFAGAFYFATVVLAMIGYGHSTPTTVAGKLFTMCYAMVGIPLGLVMFQSIGERLNKFASVIIRRAKRASGARCTDATEMNLMLATGMLSSIIITTGAAVFSRYEGWSYFDSFYYCFVTLTTIGFGDYVALQNDQALTNKPGYVALSLVFILFGLAVVAASINLLVLRFMTMQAEDAKRDEQDAQNIAAGNQPLTFDDDSTYNMHGKLLENNYTTENDETVSLCSCTCMGGTRCLNHEQFVDPDFQPMDIIESTLCLKRASV, translated from the exons atgctaattGAGTCATACCGCGATACTGCTTTAGAATTTGTTGTCCATTGCGCCATGAAGCGTCAAAACGTAAGAACACTGTCGCTTGTGGTATGCACATTTACCTATTTGCTCATTGGCGCGGCAGTCTTTGACTCGCTTGAATCACAAACTGAAGCAAAGCGTTGGGAATTTTTGCAAG TACTTTTTACAATATTGATAATTGATATTGGAATTCGCATCAAACTTTGTTTTCATGCCGTAGCGGTGAAGAATAATTTCGTTAAGAAATACAATGTGAGTACAGAAGACTACCGGATGATCGAAATAGTAATAATTGAGAACAAACCACACAAGGCGGGACCTCAGTGGAAATTCGCTGGcgcattttattttgccaCTGTAGTGCTGGCAATGATTG GCTATGGACATTCCACACCGACTACAGTGGCTGGGAAACTATTTACAATGTGCTATGCTATG GTGGGCATCCCATTGGGTCTTGTAATGTTCCAGTCGATCGGCGAACGACTTAACAAGTTTGCTTCTGTGATCATTAGACGAGCGAAGCGAGCAAGTGGAGCACGTTGTACGGATGCCACTGAAATGAATCTTATGCTAGCCACTGGCATGTTGTCCTCAATTATTATTACGACGGGAGCTGCAGTCTTCTCGCGCTACGAGGGCTGGAGTTACTTTGATAGTTTCTATTATTGCTTTGTGACATTGACCACAATTGGGTTTGGCGACTATGTGGCTTTGCAAAATGATCAAGCGCTAACTAATAAGCCAGGATATGTTGCTCTTAGTTTGGTGTTCATTCTCTTTGGCCTAGCAGTAGTTGCTGCTAGTATTAATCTTCTGGTGCTGCGATTCATGACTAT GCAAGCTGAGGATGCTAAGAGGGACGAACAGGATGCCCAAAATATAGCAGCAGGAAATCAACCACTCACTTTCGATGACGATTCCACATACAACATGCATGGCAAGTTGCTCGAAAACAATTACACCACCGAAAATGATGAGACGGTTTCCCTTTGCTCTTGTACCTGCATGGGGGGCACGCGATGTCTGAATCATGAGCAGTTTGTTGATCCCGATTTTCAGCCAATGGACATTATTGAGAGCACACTCTGTTTGAAACGTGCATCCGTTTGA